The Chrysemys picta bellii isolate R12L10 chromosome 12, ASM1138683v2, whole genome shotgun sequence genome has a segment encoding these proteins:
- the LOC101934094 gene encoding olfactory receptor 6N1-like: MADGRNQTVIMELIILGFGDLPDLQILLFLMFLLIYLATVAGNTLIVVLVVADQHLHTPMYFFLGNLSCLETCYTSTILPRLLISLLTGDKTISISGCIIQLYFFGSLACTECYLLTAMSYDRYLAICKPLHYSTLMNIRFCLQLATGSWLNGCLVLIILISFLSQVLFCGPNEINHFYCDVIPLMELSCSDTHLIILVDFILACVFILPPFLLTLISYMCIIDTILRIPSTTERKKAFSTCSSHLIVVTIFYGTLIVVYILPKGDTLRDLNKVVSLCYTVLTPLVNPLIYSLRNREVKEALCKAVSKCGFHKNVQRFRDNILA, translated from the coding sequence ATGGCAGACGGCAGAAACCAAACAGTCATCATGGAACTCATCATCCTGGGATTCGGGGATCTCCCTGACttgcaaattcttctcttcctgatgtTCCTACTGATCTACCTGGCAACCGTGGCTGGGAACACCCTCATCGTGGTGCTcgttgtggctgatcagcaccttcacacccccatgtacttcttcctgggcaaCTTGTCCTgtctggagacctgctacacctcaaCCATCCTGCCCAGGTTGCTGatcagtctcctgactggggacaaaaCCATCTCAATCAGTGGCTGCATCATACAACTGTATTTCTTTGGTTCTCTGGCATGTACAGAATGCTATCTCCTAACAgcaatgtcttatgatcggtatttagcgatatgtaaACCCCTGCACTATTCAACTCTTATGAATATCAGGTTTTGCCTCCAATTGGCTACTGGGTCATGGTTAAATGGTTGTTTGGTTTTAATTATCTTAATCTCATTCCTATCACAGGTATTATTCTGTGGCCCAAATGAAATCAACCACTTCTATTGTGATGTCATCCCACTAATggaactctcctgcagtgacacaCACCTTATTATATTGGTGGATTTCATACTAGCCTGTGTATTCAtcctgcctccattcctactAACCCTGATATCCTACATGTGCATCATCGacaccatcctgagaatcccttccaccaccgaaagaaaaaaggccttttccacctgctcctctcacctcattgtggtgacaattttctatggaacCTTAATCGTTGTCTACATACTACCGAAAGGTGATACACTGAGAGACCTGAACAAAGTGGTCTCCCTTTGCTACACGGTCCTGACTCCCCTGgtaaaccccctcatctacagcctgagaaacagagaggtcaaggaagccCTGTGCAAAGCAGTCAGTAAATGTGGCTTTCACAAAAACGTGCAAAGATTCCGAGATAATATCTTAGCCTGA